From the Brevibacillus choshinensis genome, one window contains:
- a CDS encoding adenine phosphoribosyltransferase translates to MDFKQYIRVIPDFPQPGIRFKDITTLLKDGPAYRAAIEELAVFAREVQADIIAGPEARGFVVGAPLSYEMSIGFVPIRKSGKLPYETIKADYDLEYGKDALAVHVDAIQPGQRVLIADDLLATGGTIETTINLIEQLGGKVVGAAFFIELSYLDGRQKIGDIPVKSLVQY, encoded by the coding sequence ATGGATTTCAAACAATACATTCGCGTCATTCCTGATTTCCCACAACCGGGTATTCGTTTTAAAGATATCACTACCCTTTTGAAAGACGGTCCAGCTTACCGCGCTGCAATCGAAGAGCTGGCTGTATTTGCTCGTGAAGTTCAGGCTGATATCATCGCTGGACCAGAAGCACGCGGATTTGTCGTAGGGGCGCCTCTGTCCTATGAAATGAGCATCGGATTTGTACCGATCCGCAAGTCTGGCAAGCTGCCATACGAGACAATCAAAGCCGACTACGACCTTGAATACGGCAAGGATGCACTGGCTGTTCACGTCGATGCGATCCAGCCTGGTCAACGCGTACTGATTGCTGACGACTTGTTGGCAACGGGGGGAACAATCGAAACAACGATCAACCTGATTGAACAATTGGGAGGCAAAGTCGTGGGTGCAGCATTCTTTATCGAGCTGTCCTACCTGGATGGACGCCAAAAAATTGGAGATATTCCAGTGAAATCCTTGGTGCAATATTAA